The Desulfobacterales bacterium genome has a segment encoding these proteins:
- a CDS encoding DNA repair exonuclease, whose amino-acid sequence MDIKSMVKFIHTADIHLDSPLKGLEAHEDAPVEQIRGATRRAFDNLIDLAIEEEVDFILIAGDLYDGDWKDYNTGLFFADRMGRLSRAGIKVFIVSGNHDAASQITRAMSLPGNVTLFSPRKPQSVKLDDFGVIIHGQSYSFRSVTENLAIQYPQNDPSYFNIGLLHTSLTGREGHEDYAPCTLDELKSKGYDYWALGHVHNREIVSEDPWIVFPGNIQGRHIKETGVKGATLVTVEDGRITEVKAHALEVLRWATCQVDLSECETLDSVCDAVREAFEQELDQADGKALALRLVLTGKCPVHAQLFDRTVQWTEEFRGIAAGLGNLWLEKVKFQTNRKVSLEEIFGEDTPIAGLLQSIQLLKLDGDTLLGLVPELSVLKSKLPAEIHSGDEPFLDPSPDKIAELRTDMQELLIAKLLQHGGVR is encoded by the coding sequence ATGGATATCAAATCCATGGTTAAATTTATCCACACAGCAGATATACATCTCGATAGCCCGTTAAAAGGCCTTGAGGCGCATGAAGATGCGCCTGTTGAGCAGATTCGCGGGGCGACGAGGCGGGCCTTTGATAATCTGATTGACCTGGCTATAGAAGAGGAGGTTGATTTTATCCTCATTGCGGGTGATCTTTATGATGGTGATTGGAAGGACTACAACACCGGCCTTTTTTTCGCTGATCGGATGGGCCGATTGTCCAGGGCCGGGATCAAAGTTTTCATTGTTTCGGGAAATCACGATGCGGCCAGTCAGATCACCAGGGCCATGTCCTTGCCTGGCAATGTAACGCTTTTTTCTCCCCGAAAACCCCAGTCTGTAAAGCTTGATGACTTTGGTGTCATCATCCATGGCCAGAGCTATTCTTTTCGCTCAGTGACTGAGAACCTTGCCATCCAGTACCCTCAGAACGATCCCAGCTATTTTAATATCGGCCTGCTTCATACATCCCTGACGGGCCGGGAGGGGCATGAGGATTACGCGCCCTGCACGCTGGATGAACTGAAGTCAAAAGGTTATGACTATTGGGCCCTGGGCCATGTCCACAACCGGGAAATCGTTTCTGAAGACCCATGGATTGTCTTTCCAGGTAATATCCAGGGCCGCCATATCAAAGAAACCGGAGTCAAGGGCGCCACGCTGGTGACAGTAGAGGATGGGCGTATTACTGAGGTGAAAGCGCATGCGCTTGAAGTGCTGCGCTGGGCCACCTGTCAGGTGGATCTGTCTGAGTGCGAGACCTTAGATAGTGTTTGTGATGCGGTTCGGGAGGCCTTTGAACAAGAACTTGACCAGGCGGACGGCAAGGCCCTGGCCCTGCGTCTGGTTTTGACTGGAAAATGTCCGGTTCATGCCCAATTGTTTGATCGGACAGTGCAGTGGACCGAGGAATTCAGAGGCATTGCCGCCGGACTCGGTAACCTGTGGCTGGAAAAGGTGAAGTTTCAGACAAACCGTAAGGTGAGTCTTGAGGAAATCTTTGGCGAGGATACGCCAATTGCCGGTCTGCTGCAATCCATTCAACTTCTGAAACTCGATGGCGATACCCTCCTGGGCCTGGTGCCGGAGTTGTCTGTCTTGAAAAGTAAATTACCGGCTGAGATCCACAGCGGCGATGAGCCCTTTCTTGATCCATCTCCTGACAAAATCGCAGAGCTGCGAACTGATATGCAGGAACTTTTGATCGCCAAACTTCTTCAGCATGGAGGTGTCAGATGA